CCGGCCGGGGCGGATCGGGTAGGCCCACGGCGCGGCCGGCGAGCCCGAGACCGGGGGATTCGTCACGGTGGCGAGCAGGTCCTCGGCGATGTCGCCGCGGTAGAACGCCCCGGTCCCCTTGCGCGCGATCTCCCGATACGTGTCCGCCAGATCCGGGTTACGGATCGTGGTGCCCACCGCCGGCGGCGCCCCACCCGGCAGATACAGCGCCTTCGTCGCGTCGAACTGCCCGAAGGCCGCCGCGTTCTCGGTCACCTGCCGCCGGAACTCGGCGTCCACCGTGTATCCGCGGTCGGCCACCTCGGCCGCGTCGGTCAGGGCGCTCGACAGGGAACGCGTGCCCCACTGCCGGGCCGCCGACTCCCAGGTCGCCAGGGTGCCGGGGACTCCGACCGACAGGCCGCTGACCCGGGCCTCGTCGAACGCGTACGGCAACCCGGTCGCCGGGTTCACGAAGTACGTCGACGTCATCGTGGCCGGCCCGGCCTCGCGTCCGTCGATGGTGAAGACCCGGTGCTTGCGGGCGTCGTAGTAGACGAAGAACCCACCGCCGCCGATCCCGGAGGCGAACGGCTCGGTCACGCCGAGGGTGGCCGCGGCCGCGACCGCGGCGTCCACCGCGTTGCCGCCGCGGCGCAGCACCTCGAGCCCGGCCGCGGTGGCGTCGGCGTCCACGGTGGCGATCGCCCCGCCGTACCCCCGCGCCGTCGGCGTCTTCGTCACGGTGGCCGCCGCCGCCGGCGTCGCGAATCCGAGGGTGGTCAACGAAAGTGCTGCTAGTGCTGATAGGAACCGCATCGGCCCTCCAGACAGGACAGTGTCGGTTGTCAATCCCTGCCTACCGCTGATGACGGCCGGACACAACCGCTACAACGATCAACCGACACCGAACGGTTCGGGTTCGACCGCCGGGCACGTCGCGCCGGCGGCCGGCAGGGTGAGGTCGATCAGGTAGCGCTCGACCGCCGCCTTCACGCAGGGACTGTGCGAGTACGCGATGTGCCCCCACCCCTGATAGGTCAGCAGCCGCGCGTTCGGCCCGAGTTGCGCCGCCACCTGCCGCGCCCAGGCGTGCCCGGTCGCCGGATCGTGCAACGCGTTGACCAGCAGCGTCGGCAGCTTCGCCGGGGACAGCGTCCGCTGCGGGCTGGCCGGCGGCACCGGCCAGCCGACGCAGCCCGCGGCCGCGGACAGGGCCAGCGGTGAGGCACGGACCTGCGGCGCGAGGCCCGCCAAGATCTCAAGACGCTTCCGGTACGCGGTGAAGTCCCCCACCGGCAGCGCCCAGTCCCCGCAGAACACCGCCGGGAAACTGTTCGGCGTCAGGTCCACCGGCGCCGCCTCGCGCGCCCGTCGCCCGGCCGCCGCCGCGGGATGGGCGGCGTCCTGGAGGTAGTGCGCGAACGAGAACCACTGCGGGTCGTAGAACGCGCTGAACGCCGCCGAGATCAGCTCCCAGACACCGAGCTTGGCCGGCGGGTCGTACGGATCCTCCAGCGTCCCGGCCGCCGCCCGGCCCAGCAGCGTCGCCCACAGTTTCGGGATGTCCTGCCCGCGCAGCACGCACCGGGCGTCCCGGGCGCACCACTTGACGAACTCGGTGAACGAGTCCTGCACCGCGACGGTCTCCTGGGCCAGGAACGTGTCCACGTCCACGCTGTGGTCCATCACCGAGTCCAGCACCGCGGCCCGCAGCGTGCCCGGGTGATACTCGCCGTACAGCTCGCCGATCAGCGAGCCGTACGACGCGCCCATGATGCTGATCCTGGGCTCGCCGAGCGCGACCCGCAGCGCCTCCACGTCCCGGACCACGCTGCCGGTGTCGGCGTGCTCGACCACCGGCCCGCTGCGGGCGGTGCAGTCGGCGGCCAGCTTGCGGTTGTACTCGGCCAGCGCGCGGAACGCGGCCTCGTCCGGGACCAGCGGCGACGGTTTCGCGTCGACCAGCGCCTGGTCGCAGAGCACCGGGGCGCTGCGGCCCACCCCGCGCGGGTCGAGCCCGATGATGTCGAACCGCTTGAGCAGCTCCGGCGTGAAGTCGGCGTCCAGCGTCATGTTGACCGCCGAGCCGCCGGGGCCGCCCGGGTTCACGATCAGCACGCCGATCCGCCGCGCCGGGTCGGTCGCCTGCCGCCGGGCCATCCGCAGCTCGATCGTCGGCCCGTACGGGTCGGCCCAGTTCGCCGGGACCCGCATGACGCCGCACTGCACCTTCTCGTCCTCGGGACAGGCCGTCCAGCTCACCGGCCCCGCGGCGACCGCCGGCCGGAGGAATCCGACAAGGGTGGCAAGGGTGAGGATCGCCGCCGTGACCGGCCGTCGCAAAGCTCGCAAAACCCAACTCTCCGCCCTGCGCGGCGGGAGTCGGCCGCGCGGCACCATCTTCGGTCGCACTCAGGCAACGATTCTGGGGAATGCCCGTTTTTGCATCATATGGGGCATTCCCCGGCGAAGGGGCGTGGCAGGGTTGGACCATGACGACCGTCACACGCCTGGCCATCGCCACCGCCGGGGCCGTCCTGGTGACCGCCTGCTCGGCCGAGCAGCCGCCCACGGTGGACCCGGTCCCGTCGGTGTCGGCGTCCGCGCCGCCGCCGGCCGCCACGGCCACCGGCCCCGACCTGGCGGCCACCCCGGAGATCGTCGCGACCGGGATCCAGGTCCCGTGGGGCCTGGCCTTCCTCGACGACGGGAGCGCGCTGGTCGCCGAGCGGCAGACCGGCGACATCTACCAGGTGAAGCCCGGCACCGAGAAGAAGAAGGTGTACACCGTCCCCGGCGTGCGGGCCGGCGGCGAGGGCGGCCTGCTGGGCCTGGCCGTGCGGGACGACTGGATCTACGCCTACTTCACCGGTGACGACGACAACCGGATCGTCCGCTTCCGGCGCTCCGACCGTACCCAGGAAGTGATCTTCAAGGGGCTGGACCGGGGGCCGCGGCACAACGGCGGGCGGCTCGCCTTCGGCCCGGACGGGATGCTGTACGTGGGCACCGGCGACGCCGGCGACGAGCCGCAGTCGCAGGACCGCGACGACCCGAACGGCAAGATTTTGCGGCTCACCCCGGAGGGCAAGCCGGCGCCGGGCAACCCGTTCCCCGGCTCACCGGTCTGGAGCCTGGGGCACCGCAACGTGCAGGGCCTGGCCTGGGACGCGCAGGGCCGGATGTACGGCATCGAGTTCGGCCAGGACACCTGGGACGAGGTGAA
Above is a genomic segment from Actinoplanes ianthinogenes containing:
- a CDS encoding alpha/beta hydrolase, which translates into the protein MRALRRPVTAAILTLATLVGFLRPAVAAGPVSWTACPEDEKVQCGVMRVPANWADPYGPTIELRMARRQATDPARRIGVLIVNPGGPGGSAVNMTLDADFTPELLKRFDIIGLDPRGVGRSAPVLCDQALVDAKPSPLVPDEAAFRALAEYNRKLAADCTARSGPVVEHADTGSVVRDVEALRVALGEPRISIMGASYGSLIGELYGEYHPGTLRAAVLDSVMDHSVDVDTFLAQETVAVQDSFTEFVKWCARDARCVLRGQDIPKLWATLLGRAAAGTLEDPYDPPAKLGVWELISAAFSAFYDPQWFSFAHYLQDAAHPAAAAGRRAREAAPVDLTPNSFPAVFCGDWALPVGDFTAYRKRLEILAGLAPQVRASPLALSAAAGCVGWPVPPASPQRTLSPAKLPTLLVNALHDPATGHAWARQVAAQLGPNARLLTYQGWGHIAYSHSPCVKAAVERYLIDLTLPAAGATCPAVEPEPFGVG
- a CDS encoding PQQ-dependent sugar dehydrogenase; this encodes MTTVTRLAIATAGAVLVTACSAEQPPTVDPVPSVSASAPPPAATATGPDLAATPEIVATGIQVPWGLAFLDDGSALVAERQTGDIYQVKPGTEKKKVYTVPGVRAGGEGGLLGLAVRDDWIYAYFTGDDDNRIVRFRRSDRTQEVIFKGLDRGPRHNGGRLAFGPDGMLYVGTGDAGDEPQSQDRDDPNGKILRLTPEGKPAPGNPFPGSPVWSLGHRNVQGLAWDAQGRMYGIEFGQDTWDEVNIIQPGKNYGWPEVEGKGGDARYTDPIVQWRTDDASPSGAAVSGTTLYVAALKGERLWTVPLTGGTAKAEFQGEFGRLRTVAVAADGSLWLTTSNTDGRGDPRDGDDRILRFPPLPGG